One genomic window of Nocardioides daphniae includes the following:
- the pgl gene encoding 6-phosphogluconolactonase — MTDRIHADVDALVADAASWFLGRLAAAQAAGRVPHVVLTGGSIAAPFHREVARAAAGSGVDLTRVEWWWGDERFVPADSPERNCRSGLDDLLHVVGAPAERVHVAAASDAVETVEESARRYQQQLRASGVREFEVALFGLGPDGHVASLFPHHPAAAIRDALVVPVHDSPKPPPQRVSLTYEAFAATRAVAFLAAGEGKAEAVAAAHGEGTWEECPARGVRGQDETVWFLDAAAASALQ, encoded by the coding sequence ATGACCGACCGCATCCACGCAGACGTCGACGCCCTGGTGGCCGACGCCGCCTCCTGGTTCCTGGGCCGTCTCGCGGCCGCCCAGGCTGCTGGCCGGGTCCCGCACGTCGTGCTCACGGGCGGCAGCATCGCCGCGCCCTTCCATCGTGAGGTGGCCCGCGCGGCCGCCGGCAGCGGGGTCGACCTCACCCGCGTGGAGTGGTGGTGGGGCGACGAGCGCTTCGTGCCAGCCGACTCCCCCGAACGCAACTGCCGCTCCGGGCTCGACGACCTGCTCCACGTCGTGGGGGCCCCGGCCGAGCGGGTGCACGTCGCAGCCGCCAGTGACGCGGTCGAGACGGTGGAGGAGTCCGCACGGCGCTACCAGCAACAGCTGAGGGCCTCGGGCGTGCGCGAGTTCGAGGTGGCCCTCTTCGGGCTGGGCCCTGACGGGCACGTCGCCAGCCTCTTCCCGCACCACCCGGCCGCGGCGATCCGCGACGCCCTGGTGGTTCCGGTGCACGACTCCCCCAAGCCGCCGCCCCAGCGCGTGAGCCTCACCTACGAGGCCTTCGCCGCCACCCGGGCCGTCGCCTTCCTCGCTGCTGGAGAGGGCAAGGCCGAAGCCGTGGCCGCGGCCCACGGCGAGGGAACGTGGGAGGAGTGCCCGGCCCGCGGCGTACGAGGTCAGGACGAGACCGTGTGGTTTCTCGACGCGGCAGCTGCCAGCGCCCTGCAGTAG
- a CDS encoding RNA polymerase-binding protein RbpA, whose amino-acid sequence MAGAGNAIRGSRVGAGPMGEAERGEAAPRKQVTFHCSQQHQSVLAFAREAVVPESWDCPKCGLPASMDELNPPPAPRIEPYKTHLAYVKERRSDTEAEDILQEAIQLLRSRRKSGEIIF is encoded by the coding sequence GTGGCAGGTGCAGGAAACGCGATTCGAGGCAGCAGGGTAGGCGCTGGGCCGATGGGAGAGGCCGAGCGTGGGGAGGCAGCGCCGCGCAAGCAGGTGACCTTCCACTGCTCACAGCAACACCAGTCGGTCCTGGCCTTCGCCAGGGAGGCGGTCGTCCCGGAGTCATGGGACTGCCCCAAGTGCGGGCTCCCGGCCAGCATGGACGAGCTCAACCCGCCGCCGGCGCCGCGGATCGAGCCGTACAAGACGCACCTCGCCTACGTGAAGGAGCGTCGTTCCGACACCGAGGCCGAGGACATCCTGCAGGAGGCGATCCAGCTCCTGCGCTCCCGCCGCAAGTCCGGCGAGATCATCTTCTGA
- a CDS encoding glucose-6-phosphate dehydrogenase assembly protein OpcA, whose amino-acid sequence MKKLEETNAAAIAAEFLRARRKAGSPAMGMVLTLVVVAPEDEAEEAMDVARAAAHDHPARILGVVLGDGRGRAHIEAEVGTGAGHPGETALIRLRGAVVKHAESVVLPLLLPDSPVVVWWWGDVGPDDPSSDPLGRLATRRITDLGTEASPGRRLHSAATRTTPRVTRTSPGPDSRSGGPRWQRCSTSIPPRSPPSG is encoded by the coding sequence GTGAAGAAGCTCGAGGAGACCAACGCGGCCGCGATCGCCGCCGAGTTCCTGCGGGCCCGTCGCAAGGCGGGGAGCCCCGCCATGGGCATGGTGCTCACGCTCGTCGTGGTGGCCCCCGAGGACGAGGCCGAGGAGGCCATGGACGTGGCGCGTGCCGCGGCGCACGACCACCCGGCGCGCATCCTCGGGGTGGTCCTGGGGGACGGCCGCGGACGGGCGCACATCGAGGCTGAGGTGGGCACCGGCGCGGGCCACCCGGGCGAGACCGCCCTGATCCGCCTGCGCGGCGCCGTGGTCAAGCACGCCGAGTCGGTGGTCCTGCCCCTGCTGCTGCCGGACTCACCGGTCGTCGTGTGGTGGTGGGGTGACGTCGGCCCCGACGACCCGTCGTCCGACCCACTCGGCCGCCTGGCGACCCGGCGGATCACCGACCTCGGCACGGAGGCCAGCCCCGGTCGAAGGCTGCACAGCGCCGCTACGCGCACTACGCCCCGGGTGACACGGACTTCGCCTGGACCCGACTCACGCTCTGGCGGGCCACGCTGGCAGCGGTGCTCGACCAGCATCCCGCCAAGGTCACCGCCGTCCGGGTGA
- a CDS encoding OpcA/G6PD domain-containing protein, with translation MLDQHPAKVTAVRVSSERGHPSAALLRAWLSHCLKLDVELVASEGPAVTEVMLETVQGPITISRPDGREASLATPGRPERPVSLRIRELPELLSEELQHLDADEIYELTIQKLLDLEGAS, from the coding sequence GTGCTCGACCAGCATCCCGCCAAGGTCACCGCCGTCCGGGTGAGCTCGGAGCGCGGTCATCCCAGTGCGGCCCTGCTGCGGGCGTGGCTCTCGCACTGCCTCAAGCTCGACGTCGAGCTCGTCGCCAGCGAGGGGCCGGCCGTCACCGAGGTGATGCTCGAGACCGTGCAGGGACCGATCACCATCTCCCGCCCGGACGGCCGTGAGGCCAGCCTGGCCACGCCGGGCCGGCCCGAGCGGCCCGTCTCCTTGCGCATCCGTGAGCTGCCCGAGCTGCTCTCCGAGGAGCTGCAGCACCTGGACGCCGACGAGATCTACGAGCTGACGATCCAGAAGCTGCTCGACCTGGAGGGGGCCTCATGA
- the secG gene encoding preprotein translocase subunit SecG has translation MEIVLQVLLVLTSLMLIMLVLLHKGRGGGLSDMFGGGTSSSLGGSSVAEKNLDRFTVAMGVLWFATVIGLGLLTAYS, from the coding sequence GTGGAAATCGTTCTTCAAGTTCTGCTCGTTCTCACGAGCCTGATGCTGATCATGCTGGTGCTGCTCCACAAGGGACGTGGCGGCGGTCTGTCCGACATGTTCGGTGGCGGCACGTCGAGCTCCCTGGGGGGTTCGTCGGTCGCGGAGAAGAACCTCGACCGCTTCACGGTCGCCATGGGCGTGCTCTGGTTCGCCACCGTCATCGGCCTGGGGTTGCTGACGGCGTACAGCTGA